From Flavobacterium arcticum, the proteins below share one genomic window:
- a CDS encoding glycosyltransferase, translating into MQDRKRILVAPLNWGLGHATRCIPIIEALENHGFEPVIASDGIALALLRKEFPSLTALELPSYQIEYAKNGAFFKLKLITQIPNMIKAVRRENKMVQELVEKHNIHGIISDNRLGVFSKKIPSVFVTHQLNVLTGNTTWFTSKIHQMFIKKYNECWVPDVQTSPNLSGKLGHIEGSEFKVKYIGPLSRLHRKPMEKKYDLMAILSGPEPQRTMLEEKLSNELKHYKGKIIFVKGIVEPEEKITVEDNITFYNFMNTAALEQAFNESDQVLCRSGYTTIMDLAQLGKKAFFIPTPGQYEQEYLAHKLKKTGLVPYARQHSFKVEDLEKISLYKGLKNLGNDMRWKDLFGLFKSE; encoded by the coding sequence TTGCAAGACAGAAAAAGAATTTTGGTGGCTCCACTAAATTGGGGTCTGGGTCATGCAACACGCTGCATACCTATTATTGAGGCATTGGAAAATCATGGTTTTGAGCCCGTAATTGCATCAGACGGCATTGCGCTTGCACTATTGAGAAAAGAATTTCCATCACTTACCGCTTTAGAGTTACCGTCATACCAAATAGAGTATGCTAAAAATGGTGCGTTTTTCAAATTAAAGCTTATTACACAAATACCAAACATGATTAAAGCCGTAAGGCGTGAAAACAAAATGGTACAAGAGCTTGTTGAAAAACACAACATACATGGCATTATATCAGATAATCGCCTAGGTGTGTTTTCTAAGAAGATACCGTCTGTTTTTGTTACACATCAACTTAATGTACTTACTGGTAATACTACATGGTTTACATCTAAAATACACCAAATGTTCATCAAAAAATATAATGAATGTTGGGTTCCTGATGTACAAACAAGCCCTAACCTCTCGGGTAAGCTTGGACATATTGAAGGTAGTGAGTTTAAGGTGAAATATATTGGACCACTTAGTAGACTGCATAGAAAACCTATGGAGAAAAAGTATGACCTTATGGCAATACTATCTGGACCAGAGCCACAACGTACTATGCTAGAAGAAAAACTTAGCAATGAACTTAAACACTATAAAGGCAAAATAATATTTGTAAAAGGTATAGTAGAGCCTGAAGAAAAAATAACGGTAGAAGATAATATTACCTTTTACAACTTTATGAATACTGCTGCATTAGAACAGGCTTTTAATGAAAGTGACCAGGTACTGTGTCGTTCAGGATATACCACAATAATGGATTTAGCTCAATTAGGCAAAAAGGCTTTCTTTATACCTACCCCAGGGCAATATGAACAGGAATATTTAGCACATAAACTAAAGAAAACGGGGTTAGTCCCTTATGCACGCCAGCATAGCTTTAAAGTAGAGGATTTAGAAAAAATATCTTTATATAAAGGACTTAAAAATTTAGGTAATGATATGCGGTGGAAAGATTTATTTGGTCTTTTCAAGAGTGAATGA
- a CDS encoding sensor histidine kinase — protein sequence MAINFKKSYRFAVKSALYITIFSASLIAGLLYYFAEINLPFIFIFSISLFVFSFFVLQYRVEHFIYRRVKKIYDDVSLLESASLRNKPITTDMATLTREVQKFARDKKIEIETLKVREEYRREFMGNVSHELKTPLFTVQGYLLTLLDGAMNDKVLRKKYMQRAEKGVERLIYIVQDLDMISKFELGDLNLNYTKFNIIEVVQNVFDMLEMKADKKGIILMFDMKYLKPIMVYADRDKIQQVVTNLVVNSIKYGKEDGTTEVSIEDLVNNKAIVRVKDNGEGIEQQHIPRLFERFYRVDKSGARTEGGSGLGLAIVKHIIEGHDEKMYVESKFGEGSEFSFTLEKTK from the coding sequence GTGGCAATTAATTTTAAAAAATCATATCGTTTTGCTGTAAAATCAGCATTATATATTACAATATTTTCTGCTTCGCTAATAGCGGGATTACTATATTATTTCGCCGAAATAAACCTTCCGTTTATTTTTATATTTTCAATATCATTATTTGTGTTTTCCTTTTTTGTATTGCAATATAGGGTAGAGCACTTTATATATAGAAGAGTAAAAAAGATATACGACGATGTATCGTTGCTGGAATCGGCTTCATTAAGAAACAAGCCTATAACTACAGATATGGCAACACTTACTCGCGAGGTGCAAAAATTTGCAAGAGATAAGAAAATAGAGATTGAAACACTTAAAGTTCGTGAAGAGTATCGCCGAGAATTTATGGGTAATGTATCGCACGAATTAAAAACACCATTGTTTACAGTACAAGGCTATTTATTAACATTGCTTGATGGGGCAATGAATGATAAAGTATTGCGTAAAAAATATATGCAGCGTGCCGAAAAAGGAGTTGAAAGACTTATTTATATTGTGCAAGATTTAGATATGATATCTAAATTCGAGTTAGGAGATCTCAATCTTAATTACACCAAATTTAATATTATTGAAGTTGTCCAGAATGTTTTTGATATGCTGGAGATGAAGGCCGATAAAAAGGGTATTATACTCATGTTTGACATGAAGTACCTTAAGCCTATAATGGTTTATGCAGATAGAGATAAAATACAACAAGTAGTAACTAATCTTGTTGTGAACTCAATAAAATATGGCAAGGAAGATGGTACTACCGAGGTAAGTATAGAAGACCTTGTTAATAACAAAGCTATTGTTAGGGTAAAAGACAATGGCGAGGGTATAGAGCAACAGCATATACCCCGACTATTTGAACGTTTTTACAGGGTTGATAAAAGTGGTGCTAGAACAGAGGGTGGTTCTGGTTTAGGTCTTGCTATTGTAAAACATATTATAGAAGGTCACGATGAGAAAATGTATGTAGAAAGTAAGTTTGGCGAAGGCTCAGAGTTTTCATTCACTCTTGAAAAGACCAAATAA
- a CDS encoding response regulator transcription factor, giving the protein MKKKDIKILLVDDEQDILEIVGYNLSQEGYHVITASNGRDAIVKAKKELPHLIIMDVMMPEMDGMEACENIRKIPELSNVIITFLTARSEDYSQVAGFDAGADDYIAKPIKPKLLVSKVKALLRRLKDDEAKGDILRVGTIEINREEYKIVMEDREIVLPRKEFELFYLLASKPGKVFKREEILDKVWGNEVVVGGRTIDVHIRKLREKIGDELFKTIKGVGYKLEI; this is encoded by the coding sequence ATGAAAAAAAAAGACATCAAGATTTTACTGGTTGACGATGAACAGGATATCTTAGAAATCGTAGGTTACAATTTGAGTCAGGAAGGCTATCATGTTATTACAGCAAGCAATGGTAGAGATGCCATTGTTAAAGCAAAAAAAGAACTTCCGCATCTTATTATTATGGATGTAATGATGCCAGAAATGGATGGTATGGAAGCGTGTGAAAACATTAGAAAAATTCCAGAACTTAGTAATGTTATTATTACATTCCTTACTGCCCGAAGTGAAGACTACTCTCAAGTAGCGGGGTTTGATGCAGGAGCTGATGATTATATTGCAAAACCCATTAAGCCGAAATTATTGGTAAGCAAAGTAAAAGCATTACTTAGAAGACTTAAGGATGATGAAGCAAAAGGCGATATACTAAGGGTGGGGACTATAGAAATAAACCGCGAAGAGTATAAAATTGTAATGGAAGATCGTGAAATTGTACTACCAAGAAAAGAATTTGAACTGTTTTACCTTTTAGCTTCTAAGCCAGGTAAAGTATTTAAGAGAGAAGAAATTCTTGATAAAGTATGGGGTAATGAAGTAGTAGTAGGCGGTAGAACAATAGATGTGCATATAAGAAAACTACGTGAAAAAATAGGCGACGAACTTTTTAAAACAATAAAAGGGGTGGGCTATAAGCTGGAAATTTAG
- a CDS encoding TonB-dependent receptor, whose protein sequence is MRLKFLLICLFIFTLGFSQNTAIVTGTVTDKDMNNETLPFASVAIKGTNIGTNTDENGKYTLKVPAGSHTLVFGFLGYENIEVPITLAAGETKIINKSMSSTSVQLNDVVIEQQINREKESALLVDQKKAVEIKQSIGAQELARKATSTVEQGLTKISGITNVKGRGIFVRGLDDRYNYLLINGLPIASPDPDKKIIPLNYVSTSIVESVDVFKTFSSNLYQDFAGATFQINTKKAPSRPTTVFSFGVGYNTNTTFNDFYTDDSGSGFQNFAGYTGNSREIPNVYSEDNPLAYNATPEESANLFNSSWTPKKSTAPLNSKFGISHGQRIKEWDKGNLGVFLSFNYNNSYLYQSGVERRLSSEGNAQQDFKSKQYDFSTQKSGLFALNYKIYDKLDLTFNTIYLQNSSNAIAEGLGLNNSYTQLNNTPFFIRDTKYTENRVAIFQVLGDYEWMNRKHVLHFGTSYSDGKNSVPDRRVLVAAGNGENAEYITTNGINPFKFYQELDNSNINALVEYKIGFDHNEENDQYQSNVKIGYNTDLLDYNFFNRTISASFNGTPDQAIINTNNPEAFFQNGFANGFLRYRNTPDPTMDSNINQFINASYVNYTKQWEKLLIEVGVRAEYAIREIEYRLQTDNVYDPHRIEKYDPFDFSPALNIKYNLNDDTNIRLAASKTTTRPRLREILPTVYQGGDGNQTVGNRLLKNSTNYNFDLKYEIFPSNSEVLAIAAFGKLIQDPIERLFRSTSVGYLESFGNFDKAYLYGIELEGKLNIGNVFKADALKDLSLGFNGILMDSESKTENNNNEFGQITNKERQLQGASNWGINADISYEFKSGENFNSTFTLIFNTYGKRIYAVGVEGADDIYEKPINQFDLVWNTEFNDHLGLRFTIQNILDEKTLFTQDATKEIQFPDAYSNVYESYNLGVNFGLTLTYKL, encoded by the coding sequence ATGAGACTTAAATTTTTACTTATCTGCCTGTTTATCTTTACTTTAGGTTTTTCACAAAACACAGCAATTGTAACAGGAACTGTAACAGATAAAGACATGAACAATGAGACGCTGCCATTTGCCAGTGTAGCAATTAAAGGAACAAATATTGGAACAAATACCGATGAAAATGGTAAATACACATTAAAAGTTCCTGCTGGAAGCCACACTCTAGTCTTTGGTTTTTTAGGATACGAAAACATCGAAGTTCCTATCACTCTAGCTGCTGGCGAAACCAAAATAATAAACAAATCAATGTCATCTACAAGTGTACAACTTAATGATGTTGTTATAGAGCAGCAAATAAACCGTGAAAAAGAGTCGGCATTGCTTGTCGATCAAAAGAAAGCTGTAGAAATTAAGCAAAGTATCGGAGCTCAAGAGTTAGCTCGAAAAGCTACCTCTACTGTAGAACAAGGCTTAACTAAAATATCAGGTATTACTAATGTTAAGGGGCGCGGTATATTCGTTAGAGGTCTAGATGATCGATACAATTATTTACTAATAAACGGTCTCCCGATAGCCTCTCCTGATCCAGATAAAAAAATCATACCTCTTAATTACGTATCAACTAGTATCGTAGAATCGGTAGATGTATTTAAAACCTTCAGCAGTAACCTGTATCAGGATTTTGCTGGAGCTACATTTCAGATAAACACTAAAAAAGCACCTTCAAGACCTACAACAGTTTTTAGTTTTGGTGTAGGATACAATACCAACACTACTTTTAATGATTTTTATACTGACGATTCAGGATCTGGATTTCAAAATTTTGCTGGATATACAGGGAATAGCAGAGAAATACCGAATGTATACTCAGAAGACAACCCCTTAGCCTATAATGCAACTCCAGAGGAATCAGCAAATTTATTTAACTCTTCATGGACTCCTAAAAAAAGTACTGCACCACTTAATAGTAAATTTGGCATAAGTCATGGACAAAGAATAAAAGAGTGGGATAAAGGAAACTTAGGCGTGTTTTTGAGTTTTAATTATAACAACTCATACCTTTATCAGTCAGGGGTAGAGAGAAGACTTAGCTCAGAAGGAAATGCACAACAAGATTTCAAATCAAAACAATACGATTTTTCAACACAAAAATCTGGACTATTCGCCCTGAACTACAAAATATATGACAAACTAGACTTGACGTTTAACACAATATACTTACAGAATAGCAGTAATGCAATAGCTGAAGGATTAGGTCTTAATAATTCATATACACAACTTAACAATACTCCTTTTTTCATAAGGGATACTAAATATACAGAAAACAGGGTAGCCATCTTTCAAGTATTAGGTGATTATGAATGGATGAATAGAAAGCACGTGCTACACTTTGGAACATCTTATTCTGATGGTAAAAACAGTGTGCCAGATAGAAGAGTTTTAGTTGCTGCAGGCAATGGTGAAAACGCAGAGTATATCACTACAAATGGAATAAACCCATTTAAGTTCTATCAAGAACTAGATAATTCAAACATTAATGCCCTTGTAGAGTACAAAATAGGTTTTGATCATAATGAAGAAAATGATCAATATCAATCAAATGTAAAAATTGGATACAATACAGATTTACTTGATTATAATTTTTTTAACCGAACAATATCCGCAAGTTTTAATGGCACGCCAGACCAGGCTATTATAAACACTAATAACCCTGAAGCATTCTTCCAAAATGGTTTCGCAAACGGATTCTTAAGATATAGAAATACTCCCGACCCAACAATGGATAGCAACATAAATCAATTCATAAACGCATCCTATGTTAATTATACTAAACAATGGGAAAAGCTTTTAATAGAAGTAGGTGTCAGGGCTGAATATGCCATAAGAGAAATAGAATATCGACTGCAAACCGACAACGTATATGACCCACATCGTATAGAAAAATATGATCCTTTTGATTTCAGTCCAGCATTAAATATAAAATACAATTTAAATGATGATACTAACATCCGCCTTGCTGCATCAAAAACCACAACAAGACCAAGACTAAGAGAAATTCTCCCTACAGTTTATCAAGGTGGAGACGGAAACCAAACGGTAGGAAATCGATTACTGAAGAACTCAACCAATTATAATTTTGATTTAAAGTATGAAATATTCCCAAGCAACTCAGAAGTATTAGCAATAGCTGCATTTGGTAAGTTAATACAAGACCCTATAGAAAGACTATTCCGTAGTACATCAGTAGGTTATCTTGAAAGTTTTGGGAATTTTGATAAGGCATACTTATATGGTATAGAACTAGAAGGAAAGTTAAACATCGGTAATGTGTTTAAAGCTGATGCATTAAAAGATTTATCGTTAGGGTTTAACGGAATCCTTATGGACTCAGAATCTAAAACAGAAAATAACAATAACGAATTTGGACAAATAACAAATAAAGAAAGACAACTGCAAGGAGCATCTAACTGGGGGATAAATGCAGATATCTCTTATGAGTTTAAAAGCGGCGAAAACTTTAATTCAACTTTTACGCTAATTTTTAACACTTATGGAAAAAGAATCTATGCTGTAGGTGTTGAAGGTGCCGATGATATATACGAAAAACCGATAAATCAATTCGACTTAGTATGGAATACAGAGTTTAATGACCACTTAGGCTTAAGGTTTACCATACAAAACATACTCGACGAAAAAACATTATTTACACAAGATGCTACTAAAGAAATTCAATTTCCTGATGCGTATAGTAACGTTTATGAGAGTTATAACTTAGGTGTAAACTTTGGACTAACACTTACTTATAAACTTTAA